The Bombus huntii isolate Logan2020A chromosome 11, iyBomHunt1.1, whole genome shotgun sequence genome includes a window with the following:
- the LOC126870924 gene encoding barrier-to-autointegration factor, whose product MSSTSQKHKNFVAEPMGDKPVTDLAGVGEVLGRRLEAAGFDKAYVVLGQYLVLKKNRELFQEWMKDLCSANAKQSSDCYQCLSDWCEEFL is encoded by the exons ATGTCGAGCACATCACAGAAACACAAAAACTTTGTTGCTGAACCAATGGGTGATAAACCTGTTACAGATCTTGCTGGAGTTGGAGAAGTTCTAGGTCGTAGATTGGAAGCAGCTGGTTTTGACAAA GCATATGTAGTACTTGGACAATATTTGGTTTTAAAAAAGAACAGAGAACTGTTCCAAGAATGGATGAAAGATTTGTGTTCTGCTAATGCAAAACAATCTAGCGATTGTTATCAATGCCTCTCTGACTGGTGTGAAGAATTTTTGTaa
- the LOC126870905 gene encoding leucine-rich PPR motif-containing protein, mitochondrial isoform X4: MVNILLKCVNHFQNHLKITILNENKKMIHFVPRLRNKTFEMLERDTMLILGTAENDRKQLINEKFNSIHKHMQIHKCVQRTQMASIIHLINSADVIDTDKILLLLSWCNNLIDCLPVDKVKFGRSLWLILDTCNFKMSTAHYNELLKLYTKNEYDFSIMELLMHMKCKQIYPNDITYKICIEYCCMKGNIDMALMFVENIRKLQFPISESVFNSLMLGYSQSGDIKNANRMLNYMSQQKLKLTSETYAALIYTYAKLNDVAKIKEIIQHCNLNNIYFSNKNILNVIYILIGNNNINDVHIMYQYLKKRNTILNTEIEIILKLISINHIHLAIKALSCIGLHDKHPQFENILRLILKHVVNNRMLINDIIKLCAISEDETVFKKCFLILLHYSLMKNDHLSIPLLRIFKSHYLIKPHYFWPLLLRQATKYDLQGILDILKIMINDFNILPCIDTVTDYVLPFTFGKVSHTRNLLIKHNISETMIDNAYVLLLLRKKKIIEAAIYN, from the exons atggtaaatattttattaaaatgtgtAAATCATTTTCAAAATCACTTAAAAATTACGATACTAAACGAAAACAAGAAAATGATACATTTTGTACCTCGTCTACGTAATAAAACATTCGAAATGTTAGAAAG GGATACAATGCTGATATTGGGTACTGCTGAGAATGATAGAAAACAgctaataaatgaaaaatttaatagtATACATAAACACATGCAAATACACAAATGTGTACAGAGAACACAAATGGCAAGTATTATACATCTTataaattcagcgg ATGTTATAGATACTGATAAGATACTCTTGTTACTTTCCTGGtgtaataatttaatcgaCTGTTTACCAGTAGACaaagtaaaatttggaagatcTTTATGGTTGATTTTGGATACCTGCA ATTTTAAGATGTCCACAGCTCATTATAATGagcttttaaaattatatacaaaaaatGAATATGATTTTTCAATTATGGAATTACTAATGCACATGAAATGTAAACAAATTTATCCAAATGATATCACGTATAAGATATGTATTGAATATTGTTGTATGAAGGGAAATATTGACATGGCATTAATGTTTGTTGAAAATATACGGAAGTTACAGTTTCCTATATCGGAATCTGTCTTTAATTCATTAATGTTGGGATATTCTCAATCTGG AGATATAAAGAATGCAAATAGAATGCTAAACTATATGAGCCaacagaaattaaaattaacaagTGAAACATATGCTGCTCTTATATATACTTATGCTAAATTGAATGATGTTGctaaaatcaaagaaataattcagCATTGCAATTTAAACAACATATACTTCtctaacaaaaatattttaaatgtgatttatatattaataggGAATAATAACATCAATGATGTTCATATT atgtatcaatatttaaaaaaaaggaacacCATTCTAAATActgaaatagaaattatattgaAGTTAATAAGTATTAATCACATACACTTAGCTATAAAGGCACTATCATGTATAGGTTTACATGATAAACACCctcaatttgaaaatattctgagattaattttaaaacatgTAGTTAATAACAGAATG ttaATTAATGATATTATTAAGCTATGTGCGATTTCTGAAGATGAAACAGTGTTCaagaaatgttttttaatattattacattattcgTTAATGAAAAATGACCATTTATCTATTCCTTTGcttagaatatttaaaagtcATTATCTGATAAAGCCACATTATTTTTGGCCACTTTTACTGAGACAGGCAACTAAGTATGATTTACAAG GTATTTTAGATATTCTTAAAATTATGATCAATGACTTTAATATATTACCTTGCATTGATACAGTTACTGATTACGTTTTACCATTTACTTTTGGAAAAGTATCTCACacaagaaatttattaataaaacataatataaGTGAAACAATGATTGATAATGCTTATGTATTATTACTATTgaggaaaaaaaagataatagaAGCTGCTATATATA ACTAG
- the LOC126870905 gene encoding leucine-rich PPR motif-containing protein, mitochondrial isoform X1: MVNILLKCVNHFQNHLKITILNENKKMIHFVPRLRNKTFEMLERDTMLILGTAENDRKQLINEKFNSIHKHMQIHKCVQRTQMASIIHLINSADVIDTDKILLLLSWCNNLIDCLPVDKVKFGRSLWLILDTCNFKMSTAHYNELLKLYTKNEYDFSIMELLMHMKCKQIYPNDITYKICIEYCCMKGNIDMALMFVENIRKLQFPISESVFNSLMLGYSQSGDIKNANRMLNYMSQQKLKLTSETYAALIYTYAKLNDVAKIKEIIQHCNLNNIYFSNKNILNVIYILIGNNNINDVHIMYQYLKKRNTILNTEIEIILKLISINHIHLAIKALSCIGLHDKHPQFENILRLILKHVVNNRMLINDIIKLCAISEDETVFKKCFLILLHYSLMKNDHLSIPLLRIFKSHYLIKPHYFWPLLLRQATKYDLQGILDILKIMINDFNILPCIDTVTDYVLPFTFGKVSHTRNLLIKHNISETMIDNAYVLLLLRKKKIIEAAIYMRYFKGEYFYKIIASDLRLAAVLKRDTYNFVNISKNLVESTDSDSILMLNNKSNNVTFVPMDKQLHDFMIDFPSHKMWLIRVINQLVNNDVSLKIETVGKIRKFLHAQITDDVLQVLQSLTK, from the exons atggtaaatattttattaaaatgtgtAAATCATTTTCAAAATCACTTAAAAATTACGATACTAAACGAAAACAAGAAAATGATACATTTTGTACCTCGTCTACGTAATAAAACATTCGAAATGTTAGAAAG GGATACAATGCTGATATTGGGTACTGCTGAGAATGATAGAAAACAgctaataaatgaaaaatttaatagtATACATAAACACATGCAAATACACAAATGTGTACAGAGAACACAAATGGCAAGTATTATACATCTTataaattcagcgg ATGTTATAGATACTGATAAGATACTCTTGTTACTTTCCTGGtgtaataatttaatcgaCTGTTTACCAGTAGACaaagtaaaatttggaagatcTTTATGGTTGATTTTGGATACCTGCA ATTTTAAGATGTCCACAGCTCATTATAATGagcttttaaaattatatacaaaaaatGAATATGATTTTTCAATTATGGAATTACTAATGCACATGAAATGTAAACAAATTTATCCAAATGATATCACGTATAAGATATGTATTGAATATTGTTGTATGAAGGGAAATATTGACATGGCATTAATGTTTGTTGAAAATATACGGAAGTTACAGTTTCCTATATCGGAATCTGTCTTTAATTCATTAATGTTGGGATATTCTCAATCTGG AGATATAAAGAATGCAAATAGAATGCTAAACTATATGAGCCaacagaaattaaaattaacaagTGAAACATATGCTGCTCTTATATATACTTATGCTAAATTGAATGATGTTGctaaaatcaaagaaataattcagCATTGCAATTTAAACAACATATACTTCtctaacaaaaatattttaaatgtgatttatatattaataggGAATAATAACATCAATGATGTTCATATT atgtatcaatatttaaaaaaaaggaacacCATTCTAAATActgaaatagaaattatattgaAGTTAATAAGTATTAATCACATACACTTAGCTATAAAGGCACTATCATGTATAGGTTTACATGATAAACACCctcaatttgaaaatattctgagattaattttaaaacatgTAGTTAATAACAGAATG ttaATTAATGATATTATTAAGCTATGTGCGATTTCTGAAGATGAAACAGTGTTCaagaaatgttttttaatattattacattattcgTTAATGAAAAATGACCATTTATCTATTCCTTTGcttagaatatttaaaagtcATTATCTGATAAAGCCACATTATTTTTGGCCACTTTTACTGAGACAGGCAACTAAGTATGATTTACAAG GTATTTTAGATATTCTTAAAATTATGATCAATGACTTTAATATATTACCTTGCATTGATACAGTTACTGATTACGTTTTACCATTTACTTTTGGAAAAGTATCTCACacaagaaatttattaataaaacataatataaGTGAAACAATGATTGATAATGCTTATGTATTATTACTATTgaggaaaaaaaagataatagaAGCTGCTATATATA tgcGATATTTCAAaggtgaatatttttataaaattattgcttCTGATCTCAGACTAGCTGCAGTACTTAAAAGAgatacatataattttgtaaacatCAGTAAGAACCTAGTAGAAAGCACTGATTCAGATTCAATATTGATGTTAAATAACAAATCAAATAATGTAACATTTGTGCCCATGGACAAACAGTTACATGATTTTATGATTGATTTTCCATCTCATAAAATGTGGTTGATAAGg GTAATAAATCAGCTGGTAAATAACGATGTTAGCTTAAAGATTGAAACAGTAGGAAAAATACGTAAATTTTTACATGCACAAATAACAGATGATGTACTGCAAGTTCTTCAAAGTTTAACAAAATAA
- the LOC126870905 gene encoding leucine-rich PPR motif-containing protein, mitochondrial isoform X2 encodes MLILGTAENDRKQLINEKFNSIHKHMQIHKCVQRTQMASIIHLINSADVIDTDKILLLLSWCNNLIDCLPVDKVKFGRSLWLILDTCNFKMSTAHYNELLKLYTKNEYDFSIMELLMHMKCKQIYPNDITYKICIEYCCMKGNIDMALMFVENIRKLQFPISESVFNSLMLGYSQSGDIKNANRMLNYMSQQKLKLTSETYAALIYTYAKLNDVAKIKEIIQHCNLNNIYFSNKNILNVIYILIGNNNINDVHIMYQYLKKRNTILNTEIEIILKLISINHIHLAIKALSCIGLHDKHPQFENILRLILKHVVNNRMLINDIIKLCAISEDETVFKKCFLILLHYSLMKNDHLSIPLLRIFKSHYLIKPHYFWPLLLRQATKYDLQGILDILKIMINDFNILPCIDTVTDYVLPFTFGKVSHTRNLLIKHNISETMIDNAYVLLLLRKKKIIEAAIYMRYFKGEYFYKIIASDLRLAAVLKRDTYNFVNISKNLVESTDSDSILMLNNKSNNVTFVPMDKQLHDFMIDFPSHKMWLIRVINQLVNNDVSLKIETVGKIRKFLHAQITDDVLQVLQSLTK; translated from the exons ATGCTGATATTGGGTACTGCTGAGAATGATAGAAAACAgctaataaatgaaaaatttaatagtATACATAAACACATGCAAATACACAAATGTGTACAGAGAACACAAATGGCAAGTATTATACATCTTataaattcagcgg ATGTTATAGATACTGATAAGATACTCTTGTTACTTTCCTGGtgtaataatttaatcgaCTGTTTACCAGTAGACaaagtaaaatttggaagatcTTTATGGTTGATTTTGGATACCTGCA ATTTTAAGATGTCCACAGCTCATTATAATGagcttttaaaattatatacaaaaaatGAATATGATTTTTCAATTATGGAATTACTAATGCACATGAAATGTAAACAAATTTATCCAAATGATATCACGTATAAGATATGTATTGAATATTGTTGTATGAAGGGAAATATTGACATGGCATTAATGTTTGTTGAAAATATACGGAAGTTACAGTTTCCTATATCGGAATCTGTCTTTAATTCATTAATGTTGGGATATTCTCAATCTGG AGATATAAAGAATGCAAATAGAATGCTAAACTATATGAGCCaacagaaattaaaattaacaagTGAAACATATGCTGCTCTTATATATACTTATGCTAAATTGAATGATGTTGctaaaatcaaagaaataattcagCATTGCAATTTAAACAACATATACTTCtctaacaaaaatattttaaatgtgatttatatattaataggGAATAATAACATCAATGATGTTCATATT atgtatcaatatttaaaaaaaaggaacacCATTCTAAATActgaaatagaaattatattgaAGTTAATAAGTATTAATCACATACACTTAGCTATAAAGGCACTATCATGTATAGGTTTACATGATAAACACCctcaatttgaaaatattctgagattaattttaaaacatgTAGTTAATAACAGAATG ttaATTAATGATATTATTAAGCTATGTGCGATTTCTGAAGATGAAACAGTGTTCaagaaatgttttttaatattattacattattcgTTAATGAAAAATGACCATTTATCTATTCCTTTGcttagaatatttaaaagtcATTATCTGATAAAGCCACATTATTTTTGGCCACTTTTACTGAGACAGGCAACTAAGTATGATTTACAAG GTATTTTAGATATTCTTAAAATTATGATCAATGACTTTAATATATTACCTTGCATTGATACAGTTACTGATTACGTTTTACCATTTACTTTTGGAAAAGTATCTCACacaagaaatttattaataaaacataatataaGTGAAACAATGATTGATAATGCTTATGTATTATTACTATTgaggaaaaaaaagataatagaAGCTGCTATATATA tgcGATATTTCAAaggtgaatatttttataaaattattgcttCTGATCTCAGACTAGCTGCAGTACTTAAAAGAgatacatataattttgtaaacatCAGTAAGAACCTAGTAGAAAGCACTGATTCAGATTCAATATTGATGTTAAATAACAAATCAAATAATGTAACATTTGTGCCCATGGACAAACAGTTACATGATTTTATGATTGATTTTCCATCTCATAAAATGTGGTTGATAAGg GTAATAAATCAGCTGGTAAATAACGATGTTAGCTTAAAGATTGAAACAGTAGGAAAAATACGTAAATTTTTACATGCACAAATAACAGATGATGTACTGCAAGTTCTTCAAAGTTTAACAAAATAA
- the LOC126870905 gene encoding leucine-rich PPR motif-containing protein, mitochondrial isoform X3, which translates to MCTENTNDVIDTDKILLLLSWCNNLIDCLPVDKVKFGRSLWLILDTCNFKMSTAHYNELLKLYTKNEYDFSIMELLMHMKCKQIYPNDITYKICIEYCCMKGNIDMALMFVENIRKLQFPISESVFNSLMLGYSQSGDIKNANRMLNYMSQQKLKLTSETYAALIYTYAKLNDVAKIKEIIQHCNLNNIYFSNKNILNVIYILIGNNNINDVHIMYQYLKKRNTILNTEIEIILKLISINHIHLAIKALSCIGLHDKHPQFENILRLILKHVVNNRMLINDIIKLCAISEDETVFKKCFLILLHYSLMKNDHLSIPLLRIFKSHYLIKPHYFWPLLLRQATKYDLQGILDILKIMINDFNILPCIDTVTDYVLPFTFGKVSHTRNLLIKHNISETMIDNAYVLLLLRKKKIIEAAIYMRYFKGEYFYKIIASDLRLAAVLKRDTYNFVNISKNLVESTDSDSILMLNNKSNNVTFVPMDKQLHDFMIDFPSHKMWLIRVINQLVNNDVSLKIETVGKIRKFLHAQITDDVLQVLQSLTK; encoded by the exons ATGTGTACAGAGAACACAAATG ATGTTATAGATACTGATAAGATACTCTTGTTACTTTCCTGGtgtaataatttaatcgaCTGTTTACCAGTAGACaaagtaaaatttggaagatcTTTATGGTTGATTTTGGATACCTGCA ATTTTAAGATGTCCACAGCTCATTATAATGagcttttaaaattatatacaaaaaatGAATATGATTTTTCAATTATGGAATTACTAATGCACATGAAATGTAAACAAATTTATCCAAATGATATCACGTATAAGATATGTATTGAATATTGTTGTATGAAGGGAAATATTGACATGGCATTAATGTTTGTTGAAAATATACGGAAGTTACAGTTTCCTATATCGGAATCTGTCTTTAATTCATTAATGTTGGGATATTCTCAATCTGG AGATATAAAGAATGCAAATAGAATGCTAAACTATATGAGCCaacagaaattaaaattaacaagTGAAACATATGCTGCTCTTATATATACTTATGCTAAATTGAATGATGTTGctaaaatcaaagaaataattcagCATTGCAATTTAAACAACATATACTTCtctaacaaaaatattttaaatgtgatttatatattaataggGAATAATAACATCAATGATGTTCATATT atgtatcaatatttaaaaaaaaggaacacCATTCTAAATActgaaatagaaattatattgaAGTTAATAAGTATTAATCACATACACTTAGCTATAAAGGCACTATCATGTATAGGTTTACATGATAAACACCctcaatttgaaaatattctgagattaattttaaaacatgTAGTTAATAACAGAATG ttaATTAATGATATTATTAAGCTATGTGCGATTTCTGAAGATGAAACAGTGTTCaagaaatgttttttaatattattacattattcgTTAATGAAAAATGACCATTTATCTATTCCTTTGcttagaatatttaaaagtcATTATCTGATAAAGCCACATTATTTTTGGCCACTTTTACTGAGACAGGCAACTAAGTATGATTTACAAG GTATTTTAGATATTCTTAAAATTATGATCAATGACTTTAATATATTACCTTGCATTGATACAGTTACTGATTACGTTTTACCATTTACTTTTGGAAAAGTATCTCACacaagaaatttattaataaaacataatataaGTGAAACAATGATTGATAATGCTTATGTATTATTACTATTgaggaaaaaaaagataatagaAGCTGCTATATATA tgcGATATTTCAAaggtgaatatttttataaaattattgcttCTGATCTCAGACTAGCTGCAGTACTTAAAAGAgatacatataattttgtaaacatCAGTAAGAACCTAGTAGAAAGCACTGATTCAGATTCAATATTGATGTTAAATAACAAATCAAATAATGTAACATTTGTGCCCATGGACAAACAGTTACATGATTTTATGATTGATTTTCCATCTCATAAAATGTGGTTGATAAGg GTAATAAATCAGCTGGTAAATAACGATGTTAGCTTAAAGATTGAAACAGTAGGAAAAATACGTAAATTTTTACATGCACAAATAACAGATGATGTACTGCAAGTTCTTCAAAGTTTAACAAAATAA
- the LOC126870909 gene encoding monocarboxylate transporter 12-like isoform X1, producing MAHATVSSSAEANRQDKKNASENIACTSMDYSVPSATKQPLPPDGGWGYIVVLASFLIHVIADGVTYSFGVFYLELLYYFEEGKGATAWIASILVGVTLCSGPISSLFVNKFGCRAVTIAGSILASACLLASMWARNIITLYFTIGIGTGLGFGLIYLPAIVSVTCYFEKYRSLATGIAVCGSGLGTLIFAPCLDYFIATYGWRGAILICSGIVLNCTVLGALFRPLKMDKRKKRSSTEKSSRNMKNNPEEYSNNLSNEEQSKKIYSVSFRKENNHAGLKSLSQPVLISNNVIQDSLENIHKEHPNLMQGYSEETFHIHKSSTSLPNKIDYIKAGNKEFKISIDRKLNAFQEDVTISLLKDPVFILFTFSNFCTSIGFYVPYIYVLPQAEERGINKKDASYLLAIIGIANTVGRIILGYVSDKPWVNRLLIYNLCLTICGISTTLSAFCTSFASFTLYSSIFGFTSGAYVGLTSVILVDLLGLNRLTNAFGQLLLFQGFASLLGPPIAGWLYDVLQSYDPGFFTAGGMITISGLILFFIPTIQQKIHKNVNTQRTKNIINN from the exons ATGGCACACGCGACTGTCAGCTCCTCCGCTGAGGCAAATAGGcaagataaaaaaaatgcaAGTGAAAATATCGCCTGTACCTCAATGGATTATTCAGTGCCATCAGCTACGAAGCAACCCTTACCACCGGACGGAGGATGGGGCTACATCGTAGTTCTAGCATCCTTTTTAATCCATGTAATTG CGGATGGAGTGACATATTCGTTCGGTGTTTTTTATTTAGAACTTCTGTATTATTTCGAGGAGGGAAAAGGTGCAACTGCATGGATTGCGTCGATATTAGTCGGTGTTACTTTGTGCTCAG GTCCGATATCAAGTTTATTCGTAAATAAATTTGGATGCCGGGCTGTAACTATAGCTGGTTCGATATTGGCCAGTGCATGTTTATTGGCGAGTATGTGGGCTcgaaatattataacattatactttACGATCGGCATTGGAACAg GACTAGGTTTTGGATTGATCTATTTACCTGCGATTGTCAGCGTGACATGCTACTTTGAAAAGTATCGGTCCCTTGCAACGGGAATCGCAGTATGCGGTTCTGGTTTAGGCACATTAATTTTTGCACCTTGCTTAGATTACTTTATAGCGACATACGGATGGCGAGGAGCGATTTTAATTTGTTCTGGAATCGTTCTAAACTGCACCGTTCTTGGAGCGCTTTTTAGGCCCCTTAAAATGGATaaacgaaaaaagagaagTTCTACAGAG AAATCTTCACGGAACATGAAAAATAATCCTGAAGaatattcgaataatttatCTAATGAGGAACAAAGTAAAAAGATATACAGTGTGAGTTTTCGAAAGGAAAATAATCATGCTGGTTTAAAGTCCCTGAGTCAACCTGTTTTGATCTCAAATAATGTGATACAAGACAGTTTAGAGAATATTCATAAAGAGCA CCCTAATTTAATGCAAGGATATAGCGAAGAAACCTTTCATATTCATAAGTCCTCTACAAGTTTACCTAATAAAATAGATTATATAAAAGCTGGtaataaagaatttaaaattaGTATTGACAGAAAGCTCAATGCCTTTCAAGAAGATGTAACCATTTCTCTGTTAAAAGATCcagtatttatattatttactttcTCTAATTTCTGCACCAGTATTGGATTTTATGTACCATATATCTATGTATTG CCTCAAGCTGAAGAACGAGGGATTAATAAAAAGGATGCAAGTTATCTTCTTGCAATAATCGGAATTGCTAATACAGTTGGTCGTATAATCTTAGGATATGTTTCAGACAAGCCATGGGTTAATCGactattaatatataatttatgtcTTACTATATGTGGCATTT CTACAACTCTTAGTGCATTCTGCACATCTTTTGCCTCATTCACACTTTATTCCTCTATATTTGGATTCACGTCTGGCGCTTATGTTGGTCTTACATCTGTGATTTTAGTAGATTTATTGGGTTTAAATCGTCTCACCAATGCTTTTGGACAGCTTTTACTATTTCAAGGTTTCGCATCACTTTTAGGACCACCCATTGCAG GATGGTTATATGATGTACTTCAATCTTATGATCCTGGATTTTTCACTGCTGGTGGTATGATAACTATTAGtggattaattttattttttatacctACAATTCAacaaaaaattcataaaaatgtaaatactcaaagaactaaaaatataataaataattaa
- the LOC126870909 gene encoding monocarboxylate transporter 12-like isoform X2 encodes MLLPIDELADGVTYSFGVFYLELLYYFEEGKGATAWIASILVGVTLCSGPISSLFVNKFGCRAVTIAGSILASACLLASMWARNIITLYFTIGIGTGLGFGLIYLPAIVSVTCYFEKYRSLATGIAVCGSGLGTLIFAPCLDYFIATYGWRGAILICSGIVLNCTVLGALFRPLKMDKRKKRSSTEKSSRNMKNNPEEYSNNLSNEEQSKKIYSVSFRKENNHAGLKSLSQPVLISNNVIQDSLENIHKEHPNLMQGYSEETFHIHKSSTSLPNKIDYIKAGNKEFKISIDRKLNAFQEDVTISLLKDPVFILFTFSNFCTSIGFYVPYIYVLPQAEERGINKKDASYLLAIIGIANTVGRIILGYVSDKPWVNRLLIYNLCLTICGISTTLSAFCTSFASFTLYSSIFGFTSGAYVGLTSVILVDLLGLNRLTNAFGQLLLFQGFASLLGPPIAGWLYDVLQSYDPGFFTAGGMITISGLILFFIPTIQQKIHKNVNTQRTKNIINN; translated from the exons ATGCTACTTCCTATTGACGAATTAG CGGATGGAGTGACATATTCGTTCGGTGTTTTTTATTTAGAACTTCTGTATTATTTCGAGGAGGGAAAAGGTGCAACTGCATGGATTGCGTCGATATTAGTCGGTGTTACTTTGTGCTCAG GTCCGATATCAAGTTTATTCGTAAATAAATTTGGATGCCGGGCTGTAACTATAGCTGGTTCGATATTGGCCAGTGCATGTTTATTGGCGAGTATGTGGGCTcgaaatattataacattatactttACGATCGGCATTGGAACAg GACTAGGTTTTGGATTGATCTATTTACCTGCGATTGTCAGCGTGACATGCTACTTTGAAAAGTATCGGTCCCTTGCAACGGGAATCGCAGTATGCGGTTCTGGTTTAGGCACATTAATTTTTGCACCTTGCTTAGATTACTTTATAGCGACATACGGATGGCGAGGAGCGATTTTAATTTGTTCTGGAATCGTTCTAAACTGCACCGTTCTTGGAGCGCTTTTTAGGCCCCTTAAAATGGATaaacgaaaaaagagaagTTCTACAGAG AAATCTTCACGGAACATGAAAAATAATCCTGAAGaatattcgaataatttatCTAATGAGGAACAAAGTAAAAAGATATACAGTGTGAGTTTTCGAAAGGAAAATAATCATGCTGGTTTAAAGTCCCTGAGTCAACCTGTTTTGATCTCAAATAATGTGATACAAGACAGTTTAGAGAATATTCATAAAGAGCA CCCTAATTTAATGCAAGGATATAGCGAAGAAACCTTTCATATTCATAAGTCCTCTACAAGTTTACCTAATAAAATAGATTATATAAAAGCTGGtaataaagaatttaaaattaGTATTGACAGAAAGCTCAATGCCTTTCAAGAAGATGTAACCATTTCTCTGTTAAAAGATCcagtatttatattatttactttcTCTAATTTCTGCACCAGTATTGGATTTTATGTACCATATATCTATGTATTG CCTCAAGCTGAAGAACGAGGGATTAATAAAAAGGATGCAAGTTATCTTCTTGCAATAATCGGAATTGCTAATACAGTTGGTCGTATAATCTTAGGATATGTTTCAGACAAGCCATGGGTTAATCGactattaatatataatttatgtcTTACTATATGTGGCATTT CTACAACTCTTAGTGCATTCTGCACATCTTTTGCCTCATTCACACTTTATTCCTCTATATTTGGATTCACGTCTGGCGCTTATGTTGGTCTTACATCTGTGATTTTAGTAGATTTATTGGGTTTAAATCGTCTCACCAATGCTTTTGGACAGCTTTTACTATTTCAAGGTTTCGCATCACTTTTAGGACCACCCATTGCAG GATGGTTATATGATGTACTTCAATCTTATGATCCTGGATTTTTCACTGCTGGTGGTATGATAACTATTAGtggattaattttattttttatacctACAATTCAacaaaaaattcataaaaatgtaaatactcaaagaactaaaaatataataaataattaa